The following coding sequences lie in one Streptomyces ortus genomic window:
- a CDS encoding AAA family ATPase: MTTVTTPSVDANLDAGRAAVAGEIVRTDGKSSLLLAFTGEVLVGLASPADHDLPPATRLCGALAALALAAASVLLLIVVRPRLRGDARGSFTHWARLDEDGIRACMHDDHWAAHIRTLSTIAVRKFGHLQRAVDLILGALALLRPGRGRRPGLTALRPAPHPRRRSGGRCGAGHRTGQPGPPPTTEDVSMNPLMLPDLPDAALIGASGAGKSTLAATWPASQVLSSDTLRGQGSDDCGCQDQDVTDDAFDVLHLLLEHRMARGLNTIVDATNVTRASRAPLLAAAKRHHMPAVAILVDTPASVCVDRQGPRPAAARVPDEVVVRQHKEMVRSHPDLIGEGFTQVDFADRLYRLEPHLKHLSETRTAGLGLDGGEGLGDLLLARRFFGPEILPLWQWKPGSDLAGGDRVAQIRLGQQYLTLALRTDVDGAGDYGFDVLLPCPHDDECTGWAWVPVYSITCLYRALTGDLDDSEDIVCTVHCPADDTGQDADEHAQQALQEVGASLR, encoded by the coding sequence ATGACCACGGTCACCACCCCGTCCGTCGACGCGAACCTGGACGCCGGCCGCGCCGCGGTCGCCGGTGAGATCGTCCGCACCGACGGCAAGTCATCCCTGCTTCTGGCCTTCACCGGCGAGGTCCTGGTCGGTCTGGCCTCCCCCGCCGACCACGATCTGCCACCGGCCACCCGGCTGTGCGGTGCGCTCGCTGCTCTCGCCCTGGCTGCCGCCTCCGTGCTGCTGCTTATCGTCGTTCGCCCCCGCTTACGCGGTGATGCGCGCGGCTCCTTCACACACTGGGCACGCCTGGATGAGGACGGCATCCGCGCCTGCATGCACGACGACCACTGGGCCGCCCACATTCGGACCCTGTCCACCATCGCGGTGCGCAAGTTCGGGCACCTGCAGCGCGCGGTCGACCTGATCCTCGGCGCCCTGGCCCTGCTTCGTCCCGGCCGCGGCCGGCGCCCTGGTCTGACGGCCCTGCGTCCCGCCCCGCACCCCCGCCGACGTTCTGGCGGCCGGTGCGGGGCCGGGCACAGGACCGGACAGCCCGGCCCGCCTCCCACGACAGAGGACGTGAGTATGAACCCTTTGATGTTGCCCGACCTGCCGGACGCTGCACTGATCGGCGCGTCCGGCGCTGGAAAGTCGACCCTGGCCGCCACCTGGCCCGCCTCGCAGGTCCTGTCCTCGGACACCCTGCGCGGCCAGGGCAGTGATGATTGCGGCTGCCAGGACCAGGACGTCACCGACGACGCGTTCGACGTGCTGCACCTGCTGCTGGAACACCGCATGGCGCGCGGGCTGAACACGATCGTGGACGCCACGAACGTCACCCGCGCTTCCCGGGCCCCGCTGCTGGCCGCAGCCAAGCGCCACCACATGCCCGCCGTCGCGATCCTGGTCGACACCCCGGCATCGGTGTGCGTCGACCGCCAGGGCCCGCGCCCCGCTGCTGCGCGGGTGCCGGACGAGGTGGTGGTGCGCCAGCACAAGGAGATGGTGCGCTCCCACCCGGATCTGATCGGTGAGGGCTTCACGCAGGTCGACTTCGCCGACCGCCTCTACCGGCTTGAGCCGCACCTCAAGCACCTGAGCGAGACCCGCACCGCGGGCCTCGGTCTGGACGGTGGCGAGGGCCTGGGGGACCTGCTGCTGGCCCGCCGGTTCTTCGGCCCCGAGATCCTGCCGCTGTGGCAGTGGAAGCCCGGCTCGGACCTCGCCGGCGGGGACCGCGTCGCGCAGATCCGCCTCGGTCAGCAGTACCTGACCCTCGCTCTGCGCACCGACGTCGACGGCGCAGGGGACTACGGTTTCGACGTGCTGCTGCCGTGCCCGCACGACGACGAATGCACCGGCTGGGCCTGGGTCCCCGTCTACAGCATCACCTGCCTGTACCGGGCACTCACCGGCGATCTCGACGACAGCGAGGACATCGTCTGCACCGTGCACTGCCCGGCCGACGACACGGGCCAGGACGCGGACGAGCACGCCCAGCAGGCGCTGCAAGAGGTCGGCGCGAGCCTTCGGTGA
- a CDS encoding Pycsar system effector family protein has product MALPALIVPDHSSTRTDHNLDAACAHVSGEIARTDGKSSLLLAFTGAVLAGLASLVGQPLPVFSLACVTTAVLALMAASVLLLMVVRPRLRGGGRESFPAWARMSEAEIREALHGDVRAARIQILSRIAVRKFGHLQWAVDLILLALAMFLLAVIGALV; this is encoded by the coding sequence ATGGCCCTGCCCGCCCTGATCGTCCCGGACCACTCCAGCACCCGCACCGACCACAACCTGGACGCAGCCTGCGCCCACGTCAGCGGGGAGATCGCCCGCACGGACGGAAAATCCAGCCTGCTGCTTGCGTTCACCGGCGCCGTCCTGGCTGGCCTTGCTTCCCTCGTCGGTCAGCCACTGCCCGTCTTCTCTCTGGCCTGCGTGACGACAGCGGTCCTGGCGCTGATGGCGGCCTCCGTGCTGCTGCTGATGGTTGTGCGCCCGCGGTTACGCGGTGGCGGCCGCGAGTCGTTCCCGGCCTGGGCGCGGATGAGCGAAGCGGAGATCCGTGAGGCGCTGCACGGCGACGTCCGCGCCGCCCGCATCCAGATCCTGTCCCGGATCGCCGTGCGCAAGTTCGGGCACCTGCAGTGGGCGGTCGACCTGATCCTCCTGGCCCTCGCGATGTTCCTGCTGGCCGTGATCGGCGCCCTGGTCTGA
- a CDS encoding transposase, with product MGPVRKKRTRQSRKGNVFDRDAFTIDWERQQVVCPQGKLSREWSTPLSIAPYTRVRFAKEDCGPCLVKSSCTRGDRRQLNFLPKQLYERQAAARAAQQTTPWKANYAMRAGVESTVNEFVNGHGMRQTRYRSQTKTHVQHVLTAIAVNIERVNAELATPTAERRPRTPTALQNFLDWQHIPRPTAWRTAGKS from the coding sequence GTGGGACCGGTCCGGAAGAAGCGCACCCGCCAGTCACGCAAGGGCAACGTGTTCGACCGCGACGCCTTCACCATCGACTGGGAACGACAACAGGTCGTCTGCCCGCAGGGCAAGCTGAGCCGGGAGTGGTCGACGCCGCTGTCGATCGCCCCCTATACCCGGGTCAGGTTCGCCAAGGAGGACTGCGGCCCGTGCCTGGTCAAGTCCAGCTGCACCCGCGGGGACCGACGGCAGCTGAACTTCCTGCCCAAGCAGCTCTACGAACGGCAGGCTGCCGCGCGAGCCGCCCAGCAGACCACTCCCTGGAAGGCGAACTACGCGATGCGCGCCGGCGTCGAGAGCACCGTCAACGAGTTCGTCAACGGCCACGGCATGCGACAAACCCGCTACCGGAGTCAGACCAAGACCCACGTCCAGCACGTCCTCACTGCTATCGCCGTCAACATCGAACGCGTCAACGCGGAACTTGCTACACCAACGGCTGAACGCCGACCTCGGACACCCACTGCCCTCCAGAACTTCCTGGACTGGCAACACATCCCACGGCCGACCGCATGGCGTACCGCAGGGAAATCCTGA
- a CDS encoding TetR/AcrR family transcriptional regulator yields MPADEKPTASVWTRPRRTQREQLTREQIVAAAIELLDAEGIEALSMRKLGTRLDAAATSLYRHVANKDELIELVVDDVYGELEVPAVAGRTQWRAAVTRTATGLRAMSLRHPWIAPELGQVGLVHIGPNAMRMASGLLAQFEAAGFPTDESKQAAGTLTAYVIGIATSEAAYLSLIARSGKTEQEWVAGLRPAFDEAAQQHPRLREGSSAQQDVHPQQIRDDDFAYGLDRVLDGLTARLDA; encoded by the coding sequence ATGCCAGCCGACGAGAAGCCGACCGCATCGGTGTGGACCCGTCCGCGCCGCACGCAGCGGGAGCAGCTGACCCGCGAGCAGATCGTGGCCGCGGCGATCGAGCTGTTGGACGCGGAGGGCATCGAGGCGCTCAGCATGCGCAAGCTCGGCACCCGTCTGGACGCTGCGGCCACGTCCCTCTACCGGCACGTGGCCAACAAGGACGAGCTGATCGAGCTGGTCGTGGACGACGTCTACGGAGAGCTGGAGGTACCGGCCGTCGCGGGCCGCACCCAGTGGCGCGCGGCCGTCACCCGCACCGCCACCGGTCTGCGGGCGATGAGCCTGCGCCACCCCTGGATCGCCCCTGAGCTCGGCCAGGTCGGCCTCGTCCACATCGGCCCTAACGCCATGCGGATGGCATCGGGGCTGCTCGCGCAGTTCGAGGCGGCGGGCTTCCCCACGGACGAGAGTAAACAGGCCGCGGGGACGCTCACGGCATACGTCATCGGGATCGCGACCTCCGAGGCCGCGTACCTCTCGCTGATCGCACGCAGCGGCAAGACCGAGCAGGAATGGGTGGCGGGCCTGCGCCCGGCCTTCGACGAAGCCGCGCAGCAACACCCGCGGCTGCGCGAGGGAAGCTCCGCCCAGCAGGATGTGCACCCGCAGCAGATCCGCGACGACGACTTCGCGTACGGGCTCGACAGGGTCCTCGACGGCCTGACGGCCCGGCTCGACGCCTGA
- a CDS encoding serine hydrolase domain-containing protein — translation MSKNVSWDEQGNWDANGEWGTRNSAGRKLDLAHWQARLDELRAKHHVPAASLAVLVGGPVHELASGVLHRGTGVEATTDSVFQMGSIAKVYTATLIMRLAESGQLDLDAPVVNVLPEFSVADPEATRAITTRQLLSHTSGLTCDFTHDSGRGDDCLAKYVEAAKDVALDCPPGTAISYSSVGYNVLGRMVEVVTGKVWDEALKDLLLAPLGVTHTMTLPEEALRFRAAMGHLGEAGQDPDPAPSWDLMPRSAGPYGRVIATAGDVARLARMHLNGGVAQDGTRLLSEETVALMQRRVVDSPDKWTVSADGWGLGWTLYDWNGVQGYGHDGASIGQYGYLRVVPSAGVAVALLTNGGGARELYAALYRELLAELAGVTMPEPFASPAQPPVVNFAPLVGTYRREGVVITVTEQDGVGHAVYEFVDGMKDFSEPLEIDLVPVTETVFAGTGVGAAFSEDYMPVVFSTLQDGTGCVYIGMRCGPKTA, via the coding sequence ATGTCGAAGAACGTGAGCTGGGACGAGCAGGGCAACTGGGACGCCAACGGCGAGTGGGGGACCCGGAACTCGGCGGGCCGGAAGCTGGACCTCGCCCACTGGCAGGCCCGCCTCGACGAGCTGCGCGCCAAGCACCACGTTCCGGCCGCGTCGCTGGCGGTCCTCGTCGGCGGGCCCGTCCACGAGCTGGCCAGCGGCGTACTGCACCGCGGAACGGGCGTGGAGGCGACGACCGACTCGGTCTTCCAGATGGGCTCGATAGCGAAGGTATACACCGCCACCCTGATCATGCGGCTCGCCGAATCAGGTCAACTGGACCTGGACGCACCGGTCGTGAACGTACTGCCGGAGTTCTCGGTCGCCGACCCCGAGGCGACCAGGGCGATCACCACGCGCCAACTGCTCAGCCACACCAGCGGCCTCACCTGCGACTTCACCCACGACAGCGGGCGCGGTGACGACTGCCTCGCCAAGTACGTCGAGGCCGCGAAGGACGTGGCACTCGACTGCCCGCCCGGCACCGCGATCTCGTACAGCAGCGTCGGCTACAACGTGCTCGGCCGGATGGTCGAGGTGGTGACCGGCAAGGTGTGGGACGAGGCGCTGAAGGACCTGCTCCTGGCCCCGCTCGGCGTCACGCACACCATGACGCTGCCCGAAGAGGCGCTGCGGTTCCGAGCGGCGATGGGGCACCTGGGCGAGGCGGGCCAGGACCCGGACCCGGCACCCTCCTGGGACCTGATGCCGCGCTCCGCGGGCCCGTACGGCAGGGTCATCGCCACGGCCGGAGACGTCGCGCGGCTGGCGCGGATGCACCTCAACGGCGGTGTGGCGCAGGACGGCACACGCCTGCTCTCCGAGGAGACCGTCGCGCTGATGCAGCGCCGGGTGGTCGACTCCCCCGACAAGTGGACCGTCAGCGCGGACGGGTGGGGCCTGGGCTGGACCCTGTACGACTGGAACGGCGTTCAGGGCTACGGCCACGACGGCGCCTCCATCGGGCAGTACGGCTACCTGCGCGTCGTGCCGTCAGCGGGCGTCGCGGTCGCGTTGCTCACCAACGGCGGCGGTGCGCGTGAGCTGTACGCGGCGCTCTACCGGGAACTCCTCGCCGAGCTGGCCGGGGTGACGATGCCAGAGCCCTTCGCCTCGCCGGCCCAGCCGCCCGTGGTCAACTTCGCGCCGCTCGTCGGCACGTACCGGCGCGAGGGCGTGGTCATCACCGTGACCGAGCAGGACGGCGTGGGGCACGCGGTGTACGAGTTCGTCGACGGCATGAAGGACTTCTCCGAACCCCTGGAGATCGATTTGGTGCCGGTGACGGAGACGGTCTTCGCCGGTACGGGGGTGGGCGCGGCGTTCAGCGAGGACTACATGCCCGTAGTCTTCTCCACGCTGCAGGACGGCACGGGCTGCGTCTACATCGGCATGCGCTGCGGCCCCAAGACCGCGTAA